The proteins below are encoded in one region of Ostrea edulis chromosome 3, xbOstEdul1.1, whole genome shotgun sequence:
- the LOC125675458 gene encoding baculoviral IAP repeat-containing protein 2-like isoform X2: MVINMRILRRCVSESDAHLPYKKQRTLSIPSNYILETEIKDKQKASQSDTPSETETTHHKTTNQSDRPSETETTHHKTTNGTEETPTNVLLYLIMVLLCRVVEESPISREAFKSKKGPCKCCVQCDNSKGNGNPKSENETHTKSNDCIDDVICEIYEKFLRFKSSFLSSKYHKDFKCFDEFVQTELEIFLKFARKNSLINESKLLQNSLSDLYGNCLRFSDCSQHTDIKAFPLIDCSRNFEEYVQKELSANQSTSPRNSLSSTGNSHSLNMEMIRIGTYSNFPEPRTVSTLRLAKEGFYYSGESDNVTCFACGFEKCGWESTDDPREIHRRMSPNCSFFNPSQSKNVPIGAARNNEIETSISVPSSQSTQEQETVSQNSTELLSSNENRHSVSSSTHTVFSSSHQAEEDRNNMTERQGIKGSQQRTRLLQEKINTFLRNLDPLGISFDRPKYPAYAVVATRISSFKDWPSSMTQTPRDLALAGFLYAGYGDYTRCFYCGGGLRNWEREDDPWTEHARWFPKCTFLRQNKGDEFVALVQIEHQEEEELAAMESTENVPSLERNENTSTSLGHTTDTDIYNLSSVQSVLEMGYSRQIVKEAVDQLKCTKNMKDISGEDLMEVILSDEESRPGLDIPPPSHSLPRQIGGYARSEINPIVNGRDRDGSASVGVTLSVPSTNLSDAPSDASGGKETQIGNLFTDTRSLIEENRKLKDLRLCKICLENDASIAMLPCGHLCCCADCAPAMRKCPICRQFVKGTVKTWLV; the protein is encoded by the exons TACGCCATCCGAAACAGAGACAACACACCACAAAACAACAAATCAAAGCGATAGGCCATCCGAAACAGAGACAACACACCACAAAACAACAAATGGAACAGAAGAGACCCCAACAAACGTGCTACTTTACCTGATAATGGTTTTATTGTGCCGTGTCGTTGAAGAATCTCCAATTTCTAGAGAAGCATTTAAATCAAAGAAAGGTCCATGTAAATGTTGTGTGCAGTGTGACAATTCTAAAGGAAATGGAAATCCAAAAAGCGAGAACGAAACGCACACAAAGTCTAATGACTGCATTGATGACGttatttgtgaaatttatgaaaaGTTTCTGCGCTTTAAAAGTTCTTTTCTTAGCTCGAAATATCATAaagattttaaatgttttgatgAATTTGTGCAAACCGAATTAGAAATTTTTCTTAAATTTGCACGGAAAAACTCTCTTATAAATGAGAGTAAATTGCTCCAGAATTCTCTCTCAGACCTCTATGGAAATTGCCTAAGATTTTCAGACTGTTCGCAACATACTGATATCAAAGCTTTTCCTCTAATTGATTGTTctagaaattttgaagaatacGTTCAGAAAGAATTGAGCGCAAATCAATCTACGAGTCCCAGAAATTCGTTATCGTCAACTGGAAATTCTCATTCTTTGAACATGGAAATGATACGTATTGGCACATACAGCAACTTTCCAGAACCCAGGACTGTTTCTACTCTACGACTTGCCAAAGAAGGCTTTTATTACAGCGGTGAAAGTGATAATGTGACGTGTTTTGCATGTGGATTTGAAAAATGTGGATGGGAATCTACTGACGATCCGCGAGAAATTCACCGACGGATGTCACCAAATTGTTCATTTTTTAACCCTAGTCAATCAAAAAATGTTCCGATTGGAGCGGCCAGAAATAATGAAATCGAAACATCAATTAGTGTACCTTCTAGTCAATCAACGCAGGAACAAGAAACCGTTTCACAAAATTCAACAGAATTGTTATCAAGCAACGAAAATAGGCATTCTGTGTCATCCTCAACACATACTGTTTTTTCATCTAGTCACCAAGCAGAGGAGGATAGGAATAATATGACTGAGAGACAGGGCATTAAAGGATCTCAACAGCGAACAAGATTATTGCAAGAGAAGATTAATACCTTTTTAAGAAACCTAGATCCTCTTGGAATCAGTTTTGATCGTCCGAAGTACCCTGCATATGCGGTAGTGGCGACAAGAATAAGTTCTTTCAAAGACTGGCCATCAAGTATGACACAAACTCCACGTGACCTTGCTCTGGCGGGATTTTTATATGCAGGATATGGAGACTACACCCGTTGCTTCTACTGCGGTGGTGGATTACGTAACTGGGAACGCGAAGACGATCCCTGGACAGAACACGCCCGATGGTTTCCGAAGTGCACTTTCCTGAGGCAGAACAAAGGTGACGAATTTGTGGCTTTGGTGCAGATCGAACATCAAGAAGAG GAGGAATTAGCCGCTATGGAGTCTACAGAGAACGTACCATCTCTCGAAAGAAACGAGAACACGTCCACATCATTGGGACACACAACCGATACCGACATTTACAACTTGTCTTCTGTTCAAAGTGTTTTAGAAATGGGGTACTCTCGACAGATAGTGAAGGAAGCTGTTGATCAGTTGAAAtgtactaaaa ATATGAAAGATATATCAGGGGAAGATTTAATGGAAGTAATTTTGTCGGATGAAGAAAGCAGACCGGGGTTAGACATTCCTCCTCCGTCTCACAGTCTTCCACGTCAGATAGGGGGTTATGCTAGATCTGAAATCAACCCCATCGTGAATGGGAGGGATAGAGATGGGAGTGCTTCAGTTGGAGTTACATTAAGTGTTCCTTCGACTAATCTCTCCGACGCACCCTCAGATGCATCAGGTGGCAAGGAAACACAAATCGGAAATCTATTTACAG ACACCCGTTCACTGATAGAAGAAAATAGAAAATTGAAGGATCTACGACTTTGTAAAATCTGCCTGGAGAACGACGCCTCTATCGCCATGTTGCCTTGTGGTCATCTCTGTTGTTGTGCAGACTGCGCTCCGGCCATGAGGAAGTGTCCGATATGTCGACAGTTCGTGAAAGGAACTGTCAAGACATGGCTGGTTTAA
- the LOC125675458 gene encoding baculoviral IAP repeat-containing protein 2-like isoform X1 has protein sequence MVINMRILRRCVSESDAHLPYKKQRTLSIPSNYILETEIKDKQKASQSDTPSETETTHHKTTNQSDRPSETETTHHKTTNGTEETPTNVLLYLIMVLLCRVVEESPISREAFKSKKGPCKCCVQCDNSKGNGNPKSENETHTKSNDCIDDVICEIYEKFLRFKSSFLSSKYHKDFKCFDEFVQTELEIFLKFARKNSLINESKLLQNSLSDLYGNCLRFSDCSQHTDIKAFPLIDCSRNFEEYVQKELSANQSTSPRNSLSSTGNSHSLNMEMIRIGTYSNFPEPRTVSTLRLAKEGFYYSGESDNVTCFACGFEKCGWESTDDPREIHRRMSPNCSFFNPSQSKNVPIGAARNNEIETSISVPSSQSTQEQETVSQNSTELLSSNENRHSVSSSTHTVFSSSHQAEEDRNNMTERQGIKGSQQRTRLLQEKINTFLRNLDPLGISFDRPKYPAYAVVATRISSFKDWPSSMTQTPRDLALAGFLYAGYGDYTRCFYCGGGLRNWEREDDPWTEHARWFPKCTFLRQNKGDEFVALVQIEHQEEEELAAMESTENVPSLERNENTSTSLGHTTDTDIYNLSSVQSVLEMGYSRQIVKEAVDQLKCTKNMKDISGEDLMEVILSDEESRPGLDIPPPSHSLPRQIGGYARSEINPIVNGRDRDGSASVGVTLSVPSTNLSDAPSDASGGKETQIGNLFTGVAGSSTSNGDLNSLDNTTPSISLQDTRSLIEENRKLKDLRLCKICLENDASIAMLPCGHLCCCADCAPAMRKCPICRQFVKGTVKTWLV, from the exons TACGCCATCCGAAACAGAGACAACACACCACAAAACAACAAATCAAAGCGATAGGCCATCCGAAACAGAGACAACACACCACAAAACAACAAATGGAACAGAAGAGACCCCAACAAACGTGCTACTTTACCTGATAATGGTTTTATTGTGCCGTGTCGTTGAAGAATCTCCAATTTCTAGAGAAGCATTTAAATCAAAGAAAGGTCCATGTAAATGTTGTGTGCAGTGTGACAATTCTAAAGGAAATGGAAATCCAAAAAGCGAGAACGAAACGCACACAAAGTCTAATGACTGCATTGATGACGttatttgtgaaatttatgaaaaGTTTCTGCGCTTTAAAAGTTCTTTTCTTAGCTCGAAATATCATAaagattttaaatgttttgatgAATTTGTGCAAACCGAATTAGAAATTTTTCTTAAATTTGCACGGAAAAACTCTCTTATAAATGAGAGTAAATTGCTCCAGAATTCTCTCTCAGACCTCTATGGAAATTGCCTAAGATTTTCAGACTGTTCGCAACATACTGATATCAAAGCTTTTCCTCTAATTGATTGTTctagaaattttgaagaatacGTTCAGAAAGAATTGAGCGCAAATCAATCTACGAGTCCCAGAAATTCGTTATCGTCAACTGGAAATTCTCATTCTTTGAACATGGAAATGATACGTATTGGCACATACAGCAACTTTCCAGAACCCAGGACTGTTTCTACTCTACGACTTGCCAAAGAAGGCTTTTATTACAGCGGTGAAAGTGATAATGTGACGTGTTTTGCATGTGGATTTGAAAAATGTGGATGGGAATCTACTGACGATCCGCGAGAAATTCACCGACGGATGTCACCAAATTGTTCATTTTTTAACCCTAGTCAATCAAAAAATGTTCCGATTGGAGCGGCCAGAAATAATGAAATCGAAACATCAATTAGTGTACCTTCTAGTCAATCAACGCAGGAACAAGAAACCGTTTCACAAAATTCAACAGAATTGTTATCAAGCAACGAAAATAGGCATTCTGTGTCATCCTCAACACATACTGTTTTTTCATCTAGTCACCAAGCAGAGGAGGATAGGAATAATATGACTGAGAGACAGGGCATTAAAGGATCTCAACAGCGAACAAGATTATTGCAAGAGAAGATTAATACCTTTTTAAGAAACCTAGATCCTCTTGGAATCAGTTTTGATCGTCCGAAGTACCCTGCATATGCGGTAGTGGCGACAAGAATAAGTTCTTTCAAAGACTGGCCATCAAGTATGACACAAACTCCACGTGACCTTGCTCTGGCGGGATTTTTATATGCAGGATATGGAGACTACACCCGTTGCTTCTACTGCGGTGGTGGATTACGTAACTGGGAACGCGAAGACGATCCCTGGACAGAACACGCCCGATGGTTTCCGAAGTGCACTTTCCTGAGGCAGAACAAAGGTGACGAATTTGTGGCTTTGGTGCAGATCGAACATCAAGAAGAG GAGGAATTAGCCGCTATGGAGTCTACAGAGAACGTACCATCTCTCGAAAGAAACGAGAACACGTCCACATCATTGGGACACACAACCGATACCGACATTTACAACTTGTCTTCTGTTCAAAGTGTTTTAGAAATGGGGTACTCTCGACAGATAGTGAAGGAAGCTGTTGATCAGTTGAAAtgtactaaaa ATATGAAAGATATATCAGGGGAAGATTTAATGGAAGTAATTTTGTCGGATGAAGAAAGCAGACCGGGGTTAGACATTCCTCCTCCGTCTCACAGTCTTCCACGTCAGATAGGGGGTTATGCTAGATCTGAAATCAACCCCATCGTGAATGGGAGGGATAGAGATGGGAGTGCTTCAGTTGGAGTTACATTAAGTGTTCCTTCGACTAATCTCTCCGACGCACCCTCAGATGCATCAGGTGGCAAGGAAACACAAATCGGAAATCTATTTACAG GTGTGGCAGGGTCTTCAACTTCGAATGGTGATCTGAATTCCCTCGACAACACCACGCCGTCTATCTCACTACAAG ACACCCGTTCACTGATAGAAGAAAATAGAAAATTGAAGGATCTACGACTTTGTAAAATCTGCCTGGAGAACGACGCCTCTATCGCCATGTTGCCTTGTGGTCATCTCTGTTGTTGTGCAGACTGCGCTCCGGCCATGAGGAAGTGTCCGATATGTCGACAGTTCGTGAAAGGAACTGTCAAGACATGGCTGGTTTAA
- the LOC125675461 gene encoding uncharacterized protein LOC125675461, which translates to MRQLIGRFTYTLSEFVQSKRRFQSNFGIQFKMAIAERFGISKLKDFQEDTINKLLEGRDVYLSMKTGGGKSLCYQAFPLLWTEKHRNPSNVLVITPLISIMKEQCESLMSLGFTATYIGRNSEEDDQITDEKFQFLFTSPEAILSVTKWREMVTRSQHFKLIVVDEAHTVLRWGESGCRGDEPFRVWYGKIGEIRSLIQCPILLITATANKAARSDLKRKFAMNDCFELIDNPERDNIKLFVKKVKSTIPIADLFLFLVRLLKEKKELCERYIIFCPSIKLCGDVFSAFKMEKTQNIDMYHSKTIETVKENIKQDMQDENGKIRVLIATSAAGMGVNFKGVNNVIHFGPPKDMDSFVQQLGRAGRDGSQTAMALLLYNSRQCKNLDDDMKKYIDNSDKCRRQVMLSAYNYDPAENRVKHLCCDICNASCSCGKDNCNDYEHSFMDYEELQETSSDNSESESDTDSF; encoded by the exons atgAGGCAATTGATTGGGCGCTTTACGTATACCCTGAGCGAATTCGTCCAATCAAAAAGACGCTTTCAGtccaatttcggtatacaattcAAAATGGCGATTGCTGAACGGTTCGGAATAAGCAAATTAAAGGATTTCCAAGAAGACACCATAAACAAGTTGTTAGAAGGAAGAGATGTATATTTGTCAATGAAGACAGGGGGCGGGAAAAGCTTATGTTATCAAGCTTTCCCATTGTTGTGGACTGAAAAACATCGAAATCCCAGCAATGTTTTAGTGATAACCCCTCTGATTTCAATAATGAAAGAGCAGTGCGAGTCTTTGATGTCACTTGGATTTACTGCGACCTACATCGGAAGAAACTCAGAAGAAGATGATCAAATAACAGATGAGAAGTTTCAGTTTTTATTTACCTCTCCGGAAGCGATTTTATCCGTTACGAAATGGCGTGAAATGGTGACCAGGAGCCAGCACTTCAAATTGATTGTTGTAGACGAGGCCCATACTGTTTTACGATG gGGAGAAAGTGGTTGCAGAGGTGATGAACCTTTCAGAGTGTGGTATGGTAAAATTGGAGAAATACGATCCCTGATTCAATGCCCTATTTTACTGATAACTGCAACTGCTAACAAGGCAGCTAGATCTGACCTGAAGAGAAAGTTTGCCATGAATGATTGCTTTGAATTGATTGACAATCCTGAGAGAGACAATATTAAACTCTTTGTGAAAAAGGTCAAAAGTACAATACCAATAGCAGATTTATTCTTGTTTTTAGTAAGAttattgaaggaaaaaaaagagCTATGTGAAcgttatattattttttgtcctTCTATCAAGTTATGTGGAGATGTATTTAGTGCATTTAAGATGGAAAAAACTCAGAACATTGATATGTATCATTCAAAAACAATTGAAactgtaaaagaaaatattaaacagGATATGCAGGATGAAAATGGTAAAATAAGAGTATTGATTGCAACAAGTGCTGCAGGAATGGGGGTTAATTTTAAAGgtgtaaacaatgtaattcaCTTTGGTCCACCAAAGGATATGGATTCTTTTGTACAGCAGTTAGGTAGAGCAGGACGAGATGGTTCACAAACAGCAATGGCCTTATTACTTTATAATTCAAGACAATGCAAAAATTTAGATGATGATATGAAAAAGTACATTGATAACTCGGATAAGTGCAGGAGACAAGTTATGTTGTCTGCGTACAACTATGATCCAGCAGAAAACAGAGTGAAGCATTTATGTTGCGATATATGTAATGCTAGTTGCTCATGCGGAAAAGACAATTGTAATGATTATGAACATTCATTCATGGATTATGAGGAACTACAAGAAACATCTTCTGATAACTCTGAGAGTGAAAGTGATACCGATTCTTTCTAA